Proteins from a genomic interval of Paenibacillus sp. FSL R5-0623:
- a CDS encoding BrxA/BrxB family bacilliredoxin, which yields MSMSFDQYMKDMVQPMRDDLTRLGIQELRTPEEVEASLPDAKGTALVVINSVCGCAAGQCRPGVSQALQHDITPDHLYTVFAGQDKEATAKAREFFAPYPPSSPSIALMKDGELVHFIERHQVEDRSAEDIAADLKSAFDRYCR from the coding sequence ATGTCGATGTCATTTGATCAATACATGAAAGATATGGTTCAACCGATGCGGGATGATTTAACTCGTCTAGGAATCCAGGAGCTGCGTACTCCTGAAGAAGTGGAAGCAAGTCTTCCTGATGCAAAAGGAACAGCGCTGGTTGTCATTAACTCTGTATGCGGATGTGCCGCAGGTCAATGTCGTCCAGGTGTGTCCCAAGCACTGCAGCACGATATTACACCGGATCACCTGTACACTGTATTTGCTGGTCAGGACAAAGAAGCAACTGCAAAAGCACGTGAATTCTTTGCACCGTATCCTCCATCTTCACCGTCCATCGCTCTGATGAAAGACGGCGAACTCGTTCACTTTATCGAGCGTCATCAAGTGGAAGACCGTTCTGCAGAGGATATTGCGGCTGATCTCAAAAGTGCATTTGATCGTTACTGCCGTTAA
- the nadE gene encoding ammonia-dependent NAD(+) synthetase, translated as MSLQQQIIAELKVKPSINEEEEVRKRVDFLKTYVKNAGAKGLLIAISGGIDSAVATALCKKATDELTQENNQEYKTLGVFQPYGEQSDIDHSYAVAKAYDLKHVVETNIEDAVNEIALEVEQGFKSLGSPRHMTHQGKGNVKARTRMVMQYALSFEENLLVVGTDHASEAITGFYTKWGDGAVDITPLSTLNKRQVRQLAAYLNVPQAILDKAPSAGLWEGQTDEDELGISYEANSDYLEGKQIDPAAQERLEAFYKRTHHKRNAIPGI; from the coding sequence ATGAGTTTGCAACAACAGATCATCGCTGAATTGAAGGTTAAACCAAGCATTAATGAAGAAGAGGAAGTACGCAAGCGTGTTGATTTTCTGAAGACGTATGTGAAAAATGCGGGTGCCAAGGGTTTGCTGATTGCGATCAGCGGCGGTATTGACAGTGCAGTGGCTACGGCGCTTTGCAAAAAAGCGACGGACGAGCTTACGCAAGAGAACAACCAAGAGTACAAAACGCTTGGTGTGTTCCAACCTTATGGTGAACAATCCGATATCGACCACAGCTACGCTGTAGCCAAAGCATACGATCTGAAGCATGTCGTGGAAACCAATATCGAAGATGCAGTGAACGAGATTGCGCTGGAAGTGGAGCAAGGTTTCAAATCCTTGGGAAGCCCACGCCATATGACTCACCAAGGCAAAGGTAATGTCAAGGCGAGAACTCGTATGGTTATGCAATACGCGCTTTCGTTTGAAGAGAACCTGCTCGTTGTAGGTACGGATCATGCGTCCGAAGCCATCACGGGTTTCTATACCAAATGGGGCGACGGTGCTGTGGATATCACACCACTGAGCACTCTGAACAAACGTCAGGTACGCCAGCTGGCAGCATATCTGAATGTGCCACAGGCTATTTTGGACAAAGCACCATCGGCAGGACTGTGGGAAGGTCAGACGGACGAAGATGAGCTGGGAATTTCGTATGAAGCGAACAGTGACTATCTCGAAGGCAAACAGATCGATCCGGCTGCACAAGAGCGCCTCGAAGCGTTCTATAAACGCACACATCACAAACGCAATGCCATTCCTGGTATCTAA
- a CDS encoding alpha/beta fold hydrolase encodes MPITFELPTDVDAIIRGDFFPAQQSAQGVIILSHGYKGFKDWGMFPYAASQLSQTHHVLTFNFSHNGIGEYLEQFSELEKFAVNTYSRELADLALVLEHVATQPELTGLPVYLVGHSRGAGVSLVYALDHPEQVAGVISWNGITNLDLFTAEQKEEMRTHGRSHVVNGRTGQQMPLDVSILEDLDKHSERYAIIDRLASSSVRVALIQGTADGQRLRDGSAALVQARPDIPWHQIPDGNHTFNTVHPFNETTPQLEQAITLTLQQIKDWNS; translated from the coding sequence ATGCCCATAACTTTTGAATTGCCCACTGACGTAGATGCGATCATTCGCGGAGACTTTTTTCCTGCACAACAATCCGCTCAAGGTGTCATCATTCTGTCTCACGGATACAAAGGCTTCAAAGACTGGGGCATGTTCCCCTATGCAGCTTCACAGCTAAGCCAGACGCATCATGTGCTGACCTTTAATTTCTCTCACAACGGTATCGGCGAATATCTGGAGCAATTCTCAGAACTTGAAAAGTTCGCAGTGAATACCTACAGCCGGGAGCTTGCCGATCTGGCCCTGGTACTGGAGCATGTAGCTACACAACCTGAACTCACAGGACTTCCTGTATACCTGGTTGGTCATAGCCGCGGTGCGGGCGTAAGTCTCGTCTATGCACTGGATCATCCCGAGCAGGTGGCAGGTGTCATCTCCTGGAATGGTATAACCAACCTGGATCTTTTTACAGCGGAGCAAAAAGAAGAAATGCGCACACATGGCCGGAGCCATGTCGTTAACGGACGTACAGGCCAACAGATGCCACTGGACGTATCTATCCTGGAAGACCTGGACAAGCATAGCGAACGTTACGCTATCATTGACCGCTTGGCTTCTTCCTCTGTGCGCGTAGCACTGATTCAGGGAACAGCAGATGGTCAACGTCTGAGAGACGGTTCTGCCGCGCTGGTTCAAGCCCGTCCTGATATCCCCTGGCACCAGATTCCTGATGGGAATCATACCTTTAATACCGTACATCCATTTAACGAAACCACTCCGCAACTGGAGCAAGCCATCACCCTAACCCTGCAACAGATCAAAGACTGGAATAGCTAA
- the acpS gene encoding holo-ACP synthase produces the protein MIYGIGNDVLEIGRMRKLLSGRHAEAFLKRILTPAEREIAAQRGKRMTEFVSGRFAAKEAVSKAFGCGIGGVMGFTDIEVLPDGTGRPVASLSSQAWERLQLPYDKQYDIHLSITHQTELAAAFAIVEQMEK, from the coding sequence ATGATATATGGCATAGGTAATGATGTGCTGGAGATTGGACGTATGCGCAAGCTATTGTCCGGTCGCCATGCGGAAGCTTTTCTGAAACGAATTTTAACACCAGCAGAGCGGGAGATCGCGGCTCAACGGGGAAAGCGGATGACGGAGTTTGTATCCGGTCGATTTGCAGCGAAAGAAGCGGTGTCCAAGGCATTTGGCTGCGGTATTGGTGGCGTTATGGGTTTCACTGACATTGAGGTGCTGCCGGATGGGACAGGACGTCCAGTGGCCTCGTTGTCCAGTCAAGCCTGGGAACGTCTGCAACTGCCATATGATAAGCAATATGACATTCATTTGAGTATTACGCATCAGACGGAATTGGCAGCGGCCTTTGCAATCGTGGAGCAGATGGAAAAGTAG
- the mutY gene encoding A/G-specific adenine glycosylase → MGLQEQKQHFSVNLLDWYMINRRDLPWRRHNNPYFTWVSEIMLQQTRVDTVIPYFNRFIGNFPTVQALAEAPEEDVLKNWEGLGYYSRARNLQAAARQVMELHGGEMPQDKQAVFALKGVGPYTAGAILSIAFNQPQPAVDGNVMRVLSRYFLIDEDIMKGSTRVLMEELAGELIPEGRARDFNQALMELGALVCTPKAPHCLTCPVMEQCSGRIAGRELTLPVKTKAKPPRPEQRLVAIVEGHGAHRGQVLVRQRPDTGLLARMWELPHVLAAPAAASKKAAPLADEPAMALLAGSLWAEGFAARPEGLATHAEHVFSHIVWSLQVYKCTEQDQSSELPLIAAEARAAYDAQAATREGTASSAAVSPESDTTHSSVPGTPHAQNLSTSLNDGERLMSSSDVSDLALSTTTLTGKGDGLTYRWISPEDMDKMAFPNIFLKLISSYFAGAYDQVND, encoded by the coding sequence ATGGGTTTACAGGAACAGAAACAACATTTCAGCGTGAATTTGCTGGACTGGTATATGATCAACCGACGGGATTTGCCGTGGCGTCGCCACAACAATCCGTATTTCACATGGGTATCGGAGATTATGCTTCAGCAGACTCGGGTTGATACGGTAATTCCGTATTTTAATCGTTTTATCGGGAATTTCCCGACCGTGCAGGCGTTGGCGGAAGCACCCGAAGAGGATGTGTTGAAAAATTGGGAGGGACTCGGTTATTACTCCCGTGCACGTAATCTTCAGGCCGCCGCGAGACAAGTCATGGAGCTGCACGGAGGCGAGATGCCGCAGGACAAGCAGGCTGTCTTTGCATTAAAAGGGGTGGGCCCGTATACTGCCGGGGCCATACTCAGCATTGCCTTCAACCAGCCGCAGCCTGCGGTAGATGGCAATGTCATGCGGGTACTGTCCCGATACTTCCTCATCGATGAGGACATTATGAAGGGCAGCACCCGGGTGTTGATGGAAGAGCTCGCAGGAGAGCTCATTCCGGAAGGGCGAGCGCGTGATTTCAATCAGGCGCTGATGGAGCTTGGCGCGTTGGTGTGTACACCCAAAGCGCCGCACTGCCTGACTTGCCCGGTCATGGAGCAATGTTCCGGCCGCATCGCCGGAAGAGAGCTTACACTGCCGGTCAAGACCAAGGCGAAGCCGCCGCGCCCTGAGCAGCGGCTGGTCGCGATTGTGGAGGGCCACGGTGCTCATCGCGGCCAAGTGCTTGTGCGCCAGCGCCCAGACACGGGCCTATTGGCCCGCATGTGGGAGCTGCCGCATGTGCTCGCGGCGCCCGCCGCAGCCAGCAAGAAGGCGGCGCCGCTGGCGGATGAGCCGGCCATGGCATTGCTGGCCGGCAGTCTGTGGGCGGAAGGCTTCGCTGCTCGCCCGGAAGGGCTGGCTACCCATGCGGAGCATGTGTTCAGCCACATTGTCTGGAGCCTGCAGGTGTACAAGTGTACCGAGCAGGACCAGAGCAGTGAGCTTCCGCTGATCGCAGCGGAAGCCAGAGCCGCCTACGATGCACAGGCGGCAACAAGGGAGGGCACAGCCTCATCAGCAGCTGTGTCTCCTGAGTCAGACACAACGCATTCATCGGTGCCAGGCACGCCTCATGCGCAGAACCTCTCAACATCGCTTAACGATGGAGAGAGGTTGATGTCATCATCTGACGTTAGTGACCTAGCACTGAGTACTACGACACTGACAGGTAAAGGCGATGGCTTGACCTACCGCTGGATCAGTCCGGAAGATATGGACAAGATGGCATTCCCGAATATATTTCTGAAGCTGATCAGCAGTTATTTTGCGGGAGCTTATGATCAAGTGAATGATTAA
- a CDS encoding superoxide dismutase, with protein MAFQLPALPYANDALEPHIDAQTMEIHHDRHHNTYVTNLNAALESAPELQEKSLEDLIANLDSVPEGIRTAVRNNGGGHANHSLFWEIIGPNGGGAPTGDIAAAIDSELGGFDKFKEDFAKAATTRFGSGWAWLVVGKDGKLSITSTPNQDSPLFEGLTPVLGLDVWEHAYYLKYQNKRPDYIGAFWNVINWDEVNKRYASAK; from the coding sequence ATGGCTTTTCAATTACCGGCACTTCCTTACGCTAACGACGCACTGGAACCACATATCGATGCACAAACGATGGAAATCCACCACGATCGCCATCACAATACTTATGTAACCAACTTGAACGCAGCTCTGGAAAGTGCTCCTGAACTGCAAGAAAAAAGTTTGGAAGATCTGATTGCTAACCTTGACAGCGTACCTGAAGGCATCCGCACAGCGGTTCGCAACAATGGTGGTGGACATGCTAACCACAGCCTGTTCTGGGAAATCATCGGACCTAACGGCGGCGGCGCTCCTACAGGCGATATCGCAGCAGCAATCGATAGCGAACTGGGTGGCTTTGACAAATTCAAAGAAGATTTCGCTAAAGCAGCTACAACTCGTTTCGGTTCCGGCTGGGCTTGGCTCGTAGTTGGCAAAGATGGCAAGTTGTCCATCACTAGCACACCTAACCAAGACAGCCCTCTCTTCGAAGGCCTGACTCCGGTTCTGGGTCTGGATGTATGGGAGCACGCTTACTACCTGAAATATCAAAACAAACGTCCTGATTATATCGGTGCTTTCTGGAATGTAATCAACTGGGATGAAGTGAACAAACGCTACGCTTCTGCAAAATAA
- a CDS encoding GNAT family N-acetyltransferase, whose translation MHVRSFQLSDASQMTELLQVALSEECYENTMGPFARQLSWDSDLIMVAEEEGDLVGALIGTIDHNQGCIYRIAVHPDYRRRGVGKTLVEAMEQRFQQRKVSQVWVAGDEHNKVAMPLYEAMGYGANQIMSAFQTLSILSKA comes from the coding sequence ATGCACGTTCGTTCCTTTCAGTTGAGTGATGCAAGCCAGATGACGGAGCTTCTCCAGGTTGCACTATCGGAAGAGTGTTATGAGAACACGATGGGCCCGTTTGCCCGTCAATTGTCATGGGATTCTGACCTGATCATGGTTGCGGAAGAAGAGGGAGACCTCGTAGGCGCTTTGATCGGTACGATTGATCACAACCAGGGTTGTATCTACCGTATTGCGGTTCATCCAGACTATCGTCGCCGTGGAGTCGGCAAAACACTTGTTGAGGCTATGGAACAGCGGTTCCAGCAGCGTAAAGTCAGCCAAGTATGGGTGGCGGGTGATGAGCACAACAAAGTAGCCATGCCTCTATATGAAGCAATGGGTTACGGTGCCAATCAGATTATGAGCGCTTTCCAGACTCTTAGTATTTTGTCCAAAGCTTAG
- the lepB gene encoding signal peptidase I: MEHVTSEQRNEPSKPEQPGKSWAVELWDWVKTIVVAFVIMMLLNLFVFNLSMVKGQSMQPTLVERDRLFVNKIVYHLGTPSRSDVIVLRDPSEGVEKKDFLVKRIVGLPGDTIEVRDHHLYVNGEQQAETYTDIEVQDPDFGPITLEPDHFFVMGDNRHEGKSKDSRVFGSITSDQIVGKAEFIFWPFSELKKL, from the coding sequence ATGGAACATGTGACTTCCGAGCAACGAAATGAACCGTCAAAGCCTGAACAACCGGGGAAATCCTGGGCTGTCGAGCTGTGGGACTGGGTCAAAACGATTGTTGTTGCTTTTGTAATCATGATGCTGCTGAACCTGTTTGTGTTCAATCTGTCGATGGTCAAGGGACAGTCCATGCAGCCGACACTGGTTGAGCGAGATCGCCTTTTCGTCAACAAAATTGTATACCATCTGGGTACTCCTTCCCGATCAGATGTGATCGTACTTCGTGATCCAAGTGAAGGTGTAGAGAAGAAAGATTTTCTGGTGAAACGGATCGTTGGACTTCCGGGAGATACAATTGAAGTTAGGGATCACCATCTATATGTGAACGGCGAGCAACAAGCGGAAACGTACACCGATATTGAGGTGCAGGACCCGGATTTTGGCCCAATCACACTGGAGCCGGATCATTTCTTCGTGATGGGGGATAATCGTCATGAAGGCAAAAGTAAGGATAGCCGAGTGTTTGGCAGTATTACATCCGATCAGATTGTAGGCAAGGCTGAATTTATTTTCTGGCCGTTTTCTGAATTGAAGAAATTGTAA
- the queG gene encoding tRNA epoxyqueuosine(34) reductase QueG, with the protein MTSVQTGAAQDASVWEKLKQEIKAAGPGLGIDDIGFASADPFVSLKSLLEQSRDKGYASGFEEPDIEKRVHPALKDGEPASLIAIAVAYPSKMVNPPKSEPGAYRGIFARSAWGQDYHQVLRAAMDKLVNFIRERVPEAMIESMVDTGALVDRAVSQRAGIGFSAKNCAIISPKFGSWIFLGELVTNIPFQPDTPVTEDCGECTKCIDACPTGALVGPGQLNSQRCISFVTQTKGFVDEEFMLKIGNRLYGCDTCQIVCPKNRGKNWDHHPEFHPDPEIVKPLLLPLLDIGNREFKERFGQSSAAWRGKKPIQRNAVIALGNFKDKSAVPKLTEVLKRDPRPELRGTAAWALSRIGGEDAMRAIGEAAANEQDGNVLSMLQKAEERLSSSETLPKQPQAGQVSEKQPEEQNNENNALRALQQDLKMEAGIEPGNEQSAQPVTPEAAAWKPSAVTGLHGKPVYYDEILTPIGTLTLCATDEGLCHIDFGAFHVREAHLQQWARIWIGEYRYEKNEEKLSEAAKQLQEYFAGERKTFDLQLDRLGTPFQLQVWQVLSDISYGEASSHQQVAEIIGRPKAVRAVLDAISKNPIPIIIPCHRISGKDGTLVGYVGGLQTKEQLLALEQLS; encoded by the coding sequence ATGACGAGCGTACAGACCGGGGCAGCACAGGATGCCTCCGTATGGGAGAAGTTAAAACAGGAGATCAAGGCAGCTGGCCCCGGACTGGGCATTGATGATATCGGTTTTGCTTCGGCTGATCCCTTTGTTTCCCTGAAGTCGCTGCTGGAGCAGTCGCGGGATAAGGGGTATGCTTCAGGTTTTGAAGAGCCGGATATTGAAAAAAGGGTGCACCCTGCCTTAAAAGATGGCGAGCCCGCTTCACTTATTGCAATAGCCGTGGCATACCCATCCAAAATGGTGAATCCGCCGAAATCGGAGCCTGGTGCATATCGGGGCATTTTTGCCCGTTCGGCTTGGGGTCAGGATTATCATCAGGTCCTGCGTGCAGCGATGGACAAGCTGGTAAATTTTATACGTGAACGTGTACCTGAGGCCATGATCGAAAGCATGGTAGACACGGGAGCACTGGTGGATCGTGCGGTGTCCCAGCGTGCGGGAATTGGTTTTAGCGCCAAAAACTGTGCCATTATATCGCCCAAATTCGGTTCATGGATTTTTCTCGGAGAACTGGTAACGAATATTCCTTTTCAACCAGACACACCTGTGACCGAAGACTGCGGCGAATGTACAAAATGTATTGATGCCTGTCCTACAGGAGCATTGGTGGGGCCGGGGCAGTTGAATTCACAGCGTTGTATTTCTTTTGTAACCCAGACAAAAGGGTTCGTGGATGAAGAATTTATGCTGAAAATAGGCAACCGTCTGTACGGTTGTGACACGTGTCAGATTGTCTGTCCGAAGAACCGGGGCAAGAACTGGGATCACCATCCCGAGTTTCATCCCGATCCGGAGATTGTGAAGCCACTCCTGTTGCCGCTACTGGACATTGGTAACCGGGAATTCAAGGAACGTTTCGGTCAGAGTTCCGCCGCTTGGCGGGGCAAGAAGCCGATTCAACGCAACGCCGTTATTGCCCTGGGCAATTTCAAAGACAAAAGTGCTGTACCCAAACTTACAGAAGTACTAAAACGTGATCCGCGCCCCGAGTTGCGGGGAACCGCAGCTTGGGCGTTAAGCAGAATTGGAGGAGAAGACGCCATGAGAGCAATTGGGGAAGCTGCCGCTAACGAACAAGATGGGAACGTACTAAGCATGCTGCAGAAGGCCGAGGAGCGACTGAGTTCGTCCGAGACCTTACCCAAACAGCCACAGGCTGGGCAAGTGAGTGAGAAGCAGCCAGAGGAACAGAACAACGAGAACAATGCCTTACGAGCGTTACAACAGGATTTGAAAATGGAAGCTGGGATTGAACCGGGTAATGAGCAGTCTGCACAACCTGTCACACCGGAAGCCGCAGCGTGGAAACCTTCAGCCGTTACGGGTCTTCATGGCAAGCCCGTATACTACGATGAGATACTGACACCGATTGGTACTCTTACGTTATGCGCGACGGATGAAGGACTGTGTCACATTGATTTTGGCGCCTTCCACGTGCGCGAAGCTCATCTGCAACAATGGGCCCGCATCTGGATTGGCGAGTATCGATATGAGAAGAATGAAGAGAAGCTCAGTGAAGCTGCAAAGCAGTTACAGGAGTATTTTGCAGGGGAGAGAAAAACGTTCGACCTGCAGCTTGATCGGCTTGGAACACCATTCCAGCTACAAGTATGGCAGGTTCTGTCCGATATATCTTATGGAGAGGCCTCATCACACCAACAGGTTGCGGAAATCATCGGCAGACCCAAGGCTGTTCGTGCAGTTCTGGACGCCATCAGCAAGAATCCGATTCCGATTATTATTCCCTGTCACCGTATCAGTGGTAAAGACGGTACCCTGGTGGGTTATGTAGGCGGTCTGCAAACCAAGGAGCAATTGCTCGCATTGGAGCAGCTATCGTAA
- a CDS encoding HD domain-containing phosphohydrolase — protein MKYVNVESVEAGELLGKTVYSSNGTVLLSAGVQLTVYMVNTLKRIGVTMLYIQDEAYKDVDAEDILDETTKRAIINEMSVTLESIRSGKDWSPRKVALSIEKLLNDVLNGREMLVQLTDIRTKDNAQYVHAMNVCLLSSVIGLNMGLNYNQLKDLAVGALLHDIGKVGEPPGSGSAANSSLHHTWRGFEVIKNKREFSLLVAHTALQHHEHVDGTGMPRGIKGSDIHLFARIVSVANIYDNLINGLSKDSLMPHEACEEMMALSGTKLDRDILIEFNKSVSVYPNGTAVRLSTKETGVIVRQHRGLPGRPVIRVARGSTRYSLDVVEIDLAQHTTVFIEAVMT, from the coding sequence ATGAAGTATGTAAACGTGGAGAGCGTGGAAGCGGGGGAGCTTCTGGGCAAGACGGTATATTCCAGTAACGGCACGGTATTGCTGTCTGCCGGAGTCCAGCTCACCGTATACATGGTCAATACGCTGAAGCGTATTGGCGTGACCATGTTATACATCCAGGATGAAGCGTATAAAGATGTGGATGCAGAAGACATTCTGGATGAAACCACGAAACGGGCAATAATTAACGAAATGAGTGTCACACTCGAATCCATTCGATCCGGGAAAGACTGGAGTCCGAGGAAAGTTGCCCTCAGTATAGAGAAGTTGCTGAATGATGTACTGAACGGGCGTGAAATGCTTGTGCAGCTCACCGATATTCGTACCAAAGACAATGCACAGTATGTTCATGCGATGAATGTATGTTTGTTGTCTTCGGTCATCGGACTGAATATGGGACTCAATTATAATCAACTGAAGGACCTTGCTGTGGGGGCATTATTGCATGATATTGGCAAAGTGGGGGAACCTCCTGGCAGTGGCTCTGCGGCAAATTCTTCGCTGCACCATACATGGCGTGGATTCGAAGTGATTAAGAACAAACGGGAGTTTAGTCTGTTGGTCGCCCATACAGCCCTGCAGCATCATGAGCATGTAGATGGTACAGGCATGCCGAGAGGGATCAAGGGAAGTGACATCCATCTGTTTGCGAGAATCGTTAGTGTGGCTAATATCTATGATAATCTCATTAATGGTTTATCCAAGGACAGTTTGATGCCACATGAGGCCTGTGAAGAGATGATGGCATTGTCTGGTACAAAACTGGATCGGGATATTCTGATTGAGTTCAACAAGAGTGTATCCGTGTATCCCAATGGCACAGCGGTGCGACTGTCCACCAAAGAGACTGGAGTCATTGTGCGTCAACATCGGGGATTGCCCGGCAGACCTGTAATCAGGGTGGCGCGCGGAAGTACGCGTTATTCTCTGGATGTGGTTGAAATCGATCTGGCTCAGCATACAACCGTTTTCATTGAAGCTGTCATGACGTAG
- a CDS encoding YneF family protein, producing MDIVIPIITLIVGLVGGFFIGVFYLRKQLEKMQSNPDMLQKMAKQMGYNLNGKQMQRAQQMMKNQQPGAKMPQPQQHPARKSSGRRK from the coding sequence ATGGATATTGTTATACCGATTATTACATTGATTGTTGGTCTGGTCGGGGGATTTTTCATCGGGGTGTTCTACTTGCGTAAACAACTTGAGAAAATGCAAAGCAATCCGGACATGCTTCAGAAAATGGCGAAGCAAATGGGCTACAACCTGAATGGCAAGCAAATGCAGCGTGCCCAGCAGATGATGAAGAATCAGCAGCCAGGAGCAAAAATGCCTCAGCCGCAACAGCATCCTGCGCGTAAAAGTTCGGGCCGCCGAAAATAA
- the folE gene encoding GTP cyclohydrolase I FolE codes for MAGVKDYLNSKVSDNREKIEYHVEQILKLIGEDSTREGLLETPARVTRMYEEIFGGYEVDPRDVLGVTFDENHEELVIVKDIVYYSQCEHHMAPFFGKVHIGYVPSGKIVGLSKMARLVEAVTRRLQVQERITSQIADILTEAVEPHGVMVVVEGEHLCMCSRGVKKPGSKTVTSAVRGSFRENPAQRAEFLSLVKD; via the coding sequence GTGGCTGGCGTTAAAGATTATTTGAATTCAAAAGTATCCGACAATCGGGAAAAGATCGAGTATCATGTAGAGCAGATCCTGAAATTGATCGGAGAAGATAGTACACGTGAGGGGCTGCTTGAAACGCCTGCACGTGTGACCCGAATGTATGAAGAAATTTTTGGTGGATATGAAGTAGACCCGCGCGATGTGCTCGGTGTCACGTTTGACGAGAATCACGAAGAACTGGTTATCGTCAAGGATATTGTCTACTACAGTCAATGTGAGCATCATATGGCGCCGTTCTTCGGCAAGGTGCACATTGGATATGTACCAAGCGGCAAGATCGTTGGTCTGAGCAAAATGGCTCGTCTGGTGGAAGCCGTAACACGTCGCCTGCAAGTTCAGGAACGTATTACGTCACAGATCGCTGACATTCTGACAGAGGCCGTTGAACCTCATGGAGTTATGGTCGTTGTGGAAGGCGAGCACTTGTGCATGTGTTCCCGCGGCGTGAAGAAACCGGGAAGCAAGACGGTAACGTCTGCTGTACGTGGTTCTTTCCGTGAGAATCCGGCACAACGTGCGGAGTTCTTGTCTTTGGTAAAAGATTAA
- a CDS encoding lipoate--protein ligase family protein: MSVPSHSDQPVQPEKGLQADQQASLRLQIWETPLMRQGSSVLEAFAWEEVMCRRVEAGHLPVAHIWRHPDAFVAGLRDRRLPQAVEAMEQIRSQGTAVCVRPSGGAAVPLNPGVVNVSLILPNPGHAINIHDDFREMASIIAESLTPWSSQAQTGEVQGAFCPGDYDVSVGGLKFCGIAQRRQAKAYIITAFIIVDGQGDQLAADVRQFYQHAAGGASEGYPDVQPGTMASLKELAGVPSAAAYTAALVRTLRDRYPQAETSRVLSVGSEEIRLTAEQMKLRYD, translated from the coding sequence ATGAGTGTACCTTCCCATTCAGATCAACCGGTTCAGCCGGAAAAGGGACTACAGGCAGATCAACAGGCTTCATTGCGTCTGCAAATCTGGGAGACACCACTCATGCGACAAGGTAGTAGTGTACTCGAAGCTTTTGCTTGGGAAGAAGTTATGTGCAGGCGGGTTGAGGCAGGGCATCTACCTGTTGCACATATATGGAGACACCCAGATGCCTTTGTAGCAGGTCTGCGTGACCGCAGGTTGCCACAGGCTGTAGAAGCGATGGAACAGATTAGAAGCCAAGGGACAGCGGTCTGTGTTCGGCCTTCCGGTGGAGCGGCAGTACCCTTGAACCCAGGGGTAGTTAATGTGTCACTGATTCTGCCTAATCCCGGACATGCCATCAATATTCATGATGATTTCCGGGAAATGGCTTCCATTATTGCCGAGTCGCTAACGCCGTGGTCGAGTCAGGCGCAAACTGGTGAGGTTCAGGGTGCTTTTTGCCCGGGAGATTATGATGTCAGTGTAGGTGGATTGAAATTCTGTGGTATTGCCCAGCGCAGACAGGCAAAGGCGTATATTATTACTGCTTTTATCATCGTGGACGGTCAGGGTGATCAATTGGCAGCAGATGTGCGACAATTCTATCAGCATGCAGCAGGTGGGGCGAGTGAAGGATATCCCGATGTTCAGCCTGGCACGATGGCAAGTCTGAAAGAATTGGCAGGTGTACCTTCAGCGGCGGCATATACGGCGGCTTTGGTTCGAACACTGCGCGATCGCTATCCACAGGCGGAGACCAGCAGGGTGCTTAGCGTTGGCTCTGAAGAAATACGCCTGACAGCTGAGCAGATGAAGCTGCGCTACGATTAA